In Deltaproteobacteria bacterium, a single window of DNA contains:
- a CDS encoding arylsulfatase, producing the protein MPKPFEGRIGRTFEDSSAWWPPLPKSPDGAPNVVIVVLDDVGYAQLGCYGSDLATPNFDRLAANGLRYANFHTTSLCSPTRACLMTGRNHHANGMGRIADFPSGFPGYDAVIPKENGFLPEILRERSYATYAVGKWHLAPTTETTMGSPRDKWPLGRGFERFYGFLGGETDQYHPDLVHDNHQVEAPRTPEEGYHFSEDMIDHSIAFLKDLRATYERKPFFLYVAPGACHAPHQAPASFIEPYCGRFDKGWDRWREEVFARQLASGLLPKGTELSERPTWVPSWESLSGDERRLFARMMEVYAGFMTHTDAQIGRLVDFIEQLGELDDTLLILMSDNGASAEGGLKGSFNEAFFFNMVPESLEENLRRIDDLGTPRAHNHYPWGWAWAGNTPLKRFKRDTHEGGVCDPLIVHWPAKLGRPGETRHPYVHVVDIAPTILELLGVEPPAQLAGVAQSPMHGTSFAHTLADAGAPSRHVTQYYEMIGSRAIYHDGWKAVAYHPARAAVYDGTDVSKPFDDDVWELYHVAEDFSEVRDLAVARPEKLAELQALWWKEAERNQVLPLNNQPGRFGDQRFRRERYVFHAGIGRLPDSVAPNLRNRGFIIEAHLDVPERRPVEGTLVAHGGSAGGYALYLKGRRLHFVHNLLGMQSTTVSASVELPAGRVIARAVFKPTGAFRGNLGLFYDAVPVGEGTLARTTPVTYGAGGFAVGYQPGPPVTDACPGRFAVPDGLVLQVVIEAQGAPHRDPAAEARVARAKQ; encoded by the coding sequence ATGCCGAAACCGTTCGAGGGCAGGATCGGCCGCACGTTCGAGGACTCGTCGGCGTGGTGGCCGCCGCTTCCGAAATCGCCCGACGGCGCGCCCAACGTCGTGATCGTGGTGCTCGACGACGTCGGCTACGCGCAGCTGGGCTGCTACGGCTCGGACCTCGCGACGCCGAACTTCGATCGCCTGGCCGCGAACGGCCTGCGCTACGCGAACTTCCACACCACCTCGCTCTGCTCGCCCACGCGCGCCTGCCTGATGACGGGCCGCAACCACCACGCCAACGGCATGGGTCGGATCGCCGACTTCCCCAGCGGCTTTCCCGGCTACGACGCGGTGATCCCGAAGGAGAATGGCTTCCTGCCCGAGATCCTGCGCGAGCGGAGCTACGCGACGTACGCGGTCGGAAAGTGGCATCTCGCTCCGACGACCGAGACCACGATGGGGAGCCCCCGCGACAAGTGGCCGCTCGGCCGCGGCTTCGAGCGCTTCTACGGCTTCCTCGGCGGCGAGACCGACCAGTACCACCCGGATCTCGTCCACGACAATCACCAGGTCGAGGCGCCGCGCACGCCCGAGGAGGGCTACCACTTCAGCGAGGACATGATCGATCACTCGATCGCGTTCCTGAAAGACCTGCGCGCGACCTACGAGCGCAAGCCATTCTTCCTCTACGTCGCGCCGGGGGCGTGTCACGCGCCGCACCAGGCGCCGGCCTCGTTCATCGAGCCGTACTGCGGCCGCTTCGACAAAGGCTGGGACCGCTGGCGCGAAGAGGTGTTCGCGCGCCAGCTCGCGAGCGGCCTTCTGCCGAAGGGAACCGAGCTCTCCGAGCGACCCACCTGGGTGCCGTCGTGGGAGTCACTCTCCGGCGACGAGCGGCGGCTCTTCGCGCGCATGATGGAGGTGTACGCCGGCTTCATGACGCACACCGACGCGCAGATCGGGCGGCTGGTCGACTTCATCGAGCAGCTCGGCGAGCTCGACGACACGCTCCTGATCCTGATGAGCGACAACGGCGCGAGCGCCGAGGGCGGGCTGAAGGGCTCCTTCAACGAGGCCTTCTTCTTCAACATGGTGCCCGAGAGCCTCGAGGAGAATCTGCGCCGGATCGACGATCTCGGCACGCCGCGCGCGCACAACCACTACCCGTGGGGCTGGGCCTGGGCGGGAAACACGCCGCTGAAGCGCTTCAAGCGCGACACGCACGAGGGGGGCGTCTGCGATCCGCTGATCGTGCACTGGCCCGCGAAGCTGGGCCGACCTGGCGAGACGCGCCACCCGTACGTGCACGTCGTCGACATCGCGCCGACGATCCTCGAGCTGCTCGGCGTCGAGCCGCCCGCGCAGCTCGCGGGCGTCGCGCAGTCGCCCATGCACGGCACGAGCTTCGCGCACACGCTCGCGGACGCGGGCGCGCCGTCGCGGCACGTCACGCAGTACTACGAGATGATCGGCTCGCGCGCGATCTACCACGACGGCTGGAAGGCGGTCGCCTATCACCCCGCGCGCGCGGCGGTGTACGACGGCACGGACGTGTCCAAGCCGTTCGACGACGATGTCTGGGAGCTCTACCACGTCGCCGAGGACTTCTCGGAGGTGCGCGACCTGGCGGTTGCGCGCCCCGAGAAGCTCGCGGAGCTGCAGGCGCTGTGGTGGAAGGAGGCGGAGCGGAATCAGGTGCTGCCGCTGAACAACCAGCCCGGACGCTTCGGCGATCAGCGCTTCCGCCGCGAGCGCTACGTCTTTCACGCGGGCATCGGCCGGCTTCCCGACAGCGTGGCGCCGAACCTGCGCAATCGCGGCTTCATCATCGAGGCGCACCTGGACGTGCCCGAGCGCAGACCCGTCGAGGGAACTCTGGTCGCGCACGGCGGCAGCGCCGGCGGCTACGCGCTGTACCTGAAGGGGCGCCGACTGCACTTCGTGCACAACCTGCTCGGAATGCAGAGCACGACCGTCTCGGCCAGCGTCGAGCTGCCCGCGGGCCGGGTGATCGCGCGCGCCGTGTTCAAGCCGACCGGAGCGTTCCGCGGCAACCTCGGGCTCTTCTACGACGCGGTGCCCGTCGGCGAGGGAACGCTCGCCCGAACCACGCCCGTGACGTACGGCGCGGGCGGATTCGCCGTCGGCTACCAGCCCGGCCCGCCCGTCACCGACGCGTGTCCCGGCCGCTTCGCCGTGCCCGACGGCCTGGTGCTGCAGGTCGTGATCGAGGCGCAGGGCGCGCCCCACCGCGACCCCGCCGCCGAGGCGCGCGTCGCCAGGGCGAAGCAGTAG
- a CDS encoding RidA family protein: MSKRRTIIPKGMEFYYEQFHFAPAVRVGKMLYCSGQLGWAGPGKTVPADPKEQFKIAFENLGQVLAAAGADFDDIVEITTFHVGMQHLAVFSAVKADFIKQPYPAWTAIGVSELAIPGALVEIRATARV, from the coding sequence ATGAGCAAACGACGCACGATCATCCCCAAGGGCATGGAGTTCTACTACGAGCAGTTCCACTTCGCGCCGGCGGTGCGGGTGGGGAAGATGCTGTACTGCTCCGGCCAGCTCGGCTGGGCCGGCCCCGGCAAGACGGTACCCGCCGATCCGAAGGAGCAGTTCAAGATCGCCTTCGAGAACCTCGGACAGGTGCTCGCGGCGGCCGGCGCGGACTTCGACGACATCGTCGAGATCACCACCTTCCACGTCGGAATGCAGCACCTCGCCGTGTTCAGCGCCGTGAAGGCCGACTTCATCAAGCAGCCCTACCCGGCCTGGACCGCGATCGGCGTCTCCGAACTCGCGATCCCCGGCGCGCTGGTCGAAATCCGCGCGACCGCGCGGGTCTAG
- a CDS encoding enoyl-CoA hydratase/isomerase family protein, producing MADLLFEKRGHTAWITMNRPERMNAISMPMLEALGDALVEIDRDTEMRVIVLTGAGRGFCSGLDMKDAAAGRGIGGAGVTSPQGGAAHISTRDIPTVTLNRVDVPILCALNGPAAGYGLDLALGCDIRLMSDRAKLMPGFAKRGIVPESGGTWYLPRLVGWARACEIAFLADDIGPERALELGLVNKVVPHDQLESEVQRWADKIAANAPLGVKAMKRLFRHGLTEDFESHTHHVLMQLLLLFRSQDFQEGMRSFLEKREPKFSGH from the coding sequence ATGGCGGATCTGCTCTTCGAGAAACGCGGGCACACGGCGTGGATCACGATGAACCGGCCGGAGCGCATGAACGCGATCAGCATGCCGATGCTCGAGGCGCTCGGCGACGCGCTGGTCGAGATCGATCGCGATACCGAGATGCGCGTGATCGTGCTGACCGGCGCCGGTCGCGGCTTCTGCAGCGGGCTCGACATGAAGGACGCGGCGGCGGGACGCGGGATCGGCGGCGCCGGCGTGACGTCTCCGCAGGGCGGGGCGGCGCACATCTCGACGCGCGACATCCCGACCGTGACACTGAATCGCGTCGACGTGCCGATCCTCTGCGCGCTGAACGGCCCGGCCGCCGGTTACGGGCTCGACCTGGCGCTCGGCTGCGACATCCGGCTGATGAGCGACCGCGCGAAGCTCATGCCCGGCTTCGCCAAGCGCGGCATCGTGCCGGAGAGCGGCGGCACCTGGTACCTGCCGCGCCTGGTCGGCTGGGCGCGCGCCTGCGAGATCGCGTTCCTCGCCGACGACATCGGGCCCGAGCGAGCGCTCGAGCTCGGACTCGTGAACAAGGTCGTCCCGCACGACCAGCTCGAGAGCGAGGTGCAGCGCTGGGCCGACAAGATCGCCGCGAACGCGCCGCTCGGCGTGAAGGCGATGAAGCGGCTGTTCCGGCACGGGCTCACCGAGGACTTCGAGTCCCACACGCACCACGTGCTGATGCAGCTCCTGCTGCTGTTCCGCTCGCAGGACTTCCAGGAGGGAATGCGCTCGTTCCTGGAGAAGCGCGAGCCGAAGTTCAGCGGGCACTGA